The proteins below are encoded in one region of Rhododendron vialii isolate Sample 1 chromosome 7a, ASM3025357v1:
- the LOC131334899 gene encoding uncharacterized protein LOC131334899 — MSTTKGTGEVNEHGGVEKKVETVDYQKSAGHNDEPPKKETVEVNEHGGVEKKVETVDYRKSAGHDAEPPKKEDVEVIHCTEAKDPGVLDKAGEAVKEKIQSVKEAASNIGKKEK; from the exons ATGAGCACCACAAAG GGGACTGGAGAAGTGAATGAACATGGTGGAGTGGAGAAAAAGGTGGAGACCGTGGATTACCAGAAATCGGCGGGGCACAACGACGAGCCGCCGAAAAAAGAAACCGTCGAAGTGAATGAACATGGTGGAGTGGAGAAAAAGGTGGAGACGGTGGATTACCGGAAATCGGCAGGACACGACGCCGAGCCGCCGAAGAAAGAAGACGTCGAAGTGATTCACTGTACAGAGGCTAAGGATCCGGGGGTTTTGGATAAAGCTGGTGAGGCAGTGAAAGAGAAAATCCAATCTGTGAAGGAGGCCGCGTCTAACATTGgcaagaaggaaaaataa